A region of the uncultured Fretibacterium sp. genome:
ATGCTGGTGGAGTTCGGGGTCGAGAACCTGAGCCCGGCGGACGGAAGGACGATCGCGGAGATCCTGTGGCCGGAGGATTCCCTGGTCATCGCGGTCAAACGCGGCTCCGACGAGATCGTGCCGTCGGGACAGGTGCGGCTCATGGCCGGGGACTACCTGGTCGTCCTGATCCCGCGGGGCGCGATGAGGGAGGCTCAGGAGCTGCTCGAGAACCTGACAAAGGGGAACGGCGGAAACGCCGCGAGACCGTGACGAAAAAGCGACAGGGCAAAAGCGGCAAGGCAAAAGAGGCAAGGGAAAAGCGGCATGAAGAATGAGGAGGCATGAGATCATGAGCTATCGCAGTTTCAACGAGCTCGCGGAGAGGGCGAAAGGCCTGCCGGACAAACGCCGGTGCGTCGTGGCCGGCGCGGAGGACGAGCACGTCCTGGAGGCGGTCTTCAGGGCCCGACGGGAGGGCATCATCGGGGACCCCGTCCTCACGGGATGCGGGGAGCTCATTGCGGACCGGATTCGCGCCCTTGGGGAGGACCCGGGAACCTGCGTCATCGCGGACGTGCCCGAGGGGTCCGGAAAAAATCCCGCCCAGCGGGCCGTCGAGCTGATCGCCGAGGGAGCCGGGGACTTTTTGGTCAAGGGCAGGATGGACACGAAGGACCTGCTGAAGCCCGTCGTCGACCGCGCCAACAACCTGCACAGCGAGGACTCCCCGTCCGGCGGGCTGATGTCGCACCTCGCGTTCTTTCGGATCCCCGGCGTCGACCGTCTCGTGGTGCTGACCGACGGGGGGATGGTCGTCTACCCCGACCTGAATCAAAAGAAGGGCCTGATCCTCAACGCCGTGGGGACCCTGAGGGCGATGGGCTGGGAGCGGCCCAAGGTGGCCATGCTCTGCGCGGTCGAGAAGGTGAACCCCAGAATAAAGGAGACCGTGGAGGCCGCCGAGCTGGCTGAGATGAATCGGAACGGGGAGATCCCCGGCTGCGTCGTCGAGGGCCCTATTTCCTACGACGTGGCGATGGACCCGGGGATCGCCGCG
Encoded here:
- a CDS encoding phosphate acyltransferase, whose protein sequence is MSYRSFNELAERAKGLPDKRRCVVAGAEDEHVLEAVFRARREGIIGDPVLTGCGELIADRIRALGEDPGTCVIADVPEGSGKNPAQRAVELIAEGAGDFLVKGRMDTKDLLKPVVDRANNLHSEDSPSGGLMSHLAFFRIPGVDRLVVLTDGGMVVYPDLNQKKGLILNAVGTLRAMGWERPKVAMLCAVEKVNPRIKETVEAAELAEMNRNGEIPGCVVEGPISYDVAMDPGIAAIKGYESENCGRFDVLVTPDMTAGNLLGKSLLVSAHAELAGIVVGARIPIVVTSRGSSAGEKFHSIALCAVASAGQTSRGGA
- a CDS encoding TrkA C-terminal domain-containing protein, giving the protein MLVEFGVENLSPADGRTIAEILWPEDSLVIAVKRGSDEIVPSGQVRLMAGDYLVVLIPRGAMREAQELLENLTKGNGGNAARP